The DNA region GCAGTAACTGCGAGTGCCTCTCCTGAAGATCGACAAACCTGTCTTGATGCGGGTATGGACGATTATCTCAGTAAGCCCCTGACCCTCGAACAGCTGACACCTGTTATTGAGCGATCGCCTTTAGAAATTGACGCAGATCTACAAACCTTTCTTCAAGAGCCTTCCAAAAAAAGCCATGACGACAATTATTGATGAGCAAAAGTGGCAGAGTTTTATCTCGCATGTTGCCAATGGAAATAGCGAGTTTATTGTTGAATTGATCGATGAATATCTCGTTCAGCTTAATGACACTCTTCAACAAATTGAACAGGCGATCGCCATCGAAGATTTTGCTCAAGTTCGTTCCTGTGCCCATATGCTGAAAGGCTCCAG from [Leptolyngbya] sp. PCC 7376 includes:
- a CDS encoding Hpt domain-containing protein — translated: MTTIIDEQKWQSFISHVANGNSEFIVELIDEYLVQLNDTLQQIEQAIAIEDFAQVRSCAHMLKGSSPSLGGVQLGELFAKLEAAAKLSDLPQLRQYFSKVEIMAIAVREDLQERQHNMVK